From one Mycolicibacterium sp. HK-90 genomic stretch:
- the aftC gene encoding arabinofuranan 3-O-arabinosyltransferase, with translation MVAAADSIVSGLVNAFRPRTSPPSTATVLRSVLWPVAILSIIHRSYVLATNGYITDDFGPVYRAVINFKLGLDIYNEHFDYVDPHYLYSPGGTLLLAPFGYLPVDASRYWFVFFNAVAIILAAYFLVRLFKFSFSSVAMPALLLAMFCTESVTNTLVFTNINGCILLCGVLFFRWMLVGTVRGQLLAGVAIGLTLVIKPSLAPLLLLPLLNRQFYTFITAIGVPLLFNGVGWFMVSDPMGFVRNTVPYIFSTRDYFNSSILGNGIYYGLPTWLILLLRIVFLLLAIGSLWLLYRHYRQRDPLFWMLTSSGVLLIASFLVLSLGQGYYSMMLFPFLMTVVLPNSVIRNWPAWLAIYGFMTMDRWLLVHWPTTGRFLEYMKITYGWSLMLVVVFCVLYFRYLDAKQDGRLDEGIDPPWLSRPKEAAPV, from the coding sequence CTGGTGGCGGCAGCAGATTCCATCGTTTCAGGTCTCGTGAACGCATTCCGTCCCCGCACCTCCCCGCCGAGCACCGCCACGGTGCTGCGTTCGGTGCTGTGGCCGGTCGCGATCCTGTCGATCATCCATCGCAGCTATGTGCTGGCCACCAACGGCTACATCACCGACGACTTCGGTCCGGTGTACCGCGCGGTGATCAACTTCAAGCTCGGCCTGGACATCTACAACGAGCACTTCGACTACGTCGACCCGCACTACCTGTACTCCCCCGGCGGCACCCTGCTGCTGGCCCCGTTCGGTTACCTACCGGTGGACGCCTCGCGGTACTGGTTCGTCTTCTTCAACGCCGTGGCGATCATCCTGGCTGCCTACTTTCTGGTACGGCTGTTCAAGTTCTCGTTCAGCTCGGTCGCCATGCCGGCCCTCCTGCTCGCGATGTTCTGTACCGAGTCGGTGACCAACACCCTGGTGTTCACCAACATCAACGGTTGCATCCTGCTGTGCGGCGTGCTGTTCTTCCGCTGGATGCTCGTGGGCACGGTCAGAGGCCAGCTGCTGGCCGGTGTGGCCATCGGTCTGACGCTGGTGATCAAGCCGTCGCTGGCACCACTGTTGTTGTTGCCGTTGCTGAACCGGCAGTTCTACACATTCATCACCGCGATCGGCGTGCCGCTGCTGTTCAACGGCGTCGGCTGGTTCATGGTCTCGGACCCGATGGGCTTCGTCCGCAACACCGTGCCCTACATCTTCTCCACCCGCGACTACTTCAACAGCTCGATCCTGGGCAACGGCATCTACTACGGCCTGCCTACCTGGTTGATCCTGTTGCTGCGCATCGTGTTCCTGCTGCTGGCCATCGGCAGCCTCTGGCTGCTCTACCGCCACTACCGCCAGCGCGACCCGCTGTTCTGGATGCTGACCTCATCGGGCGTGCTGCTGATCGCGTCGTTCCTGGTGCTGTCGCTGGGCCAGGGCTACTACTCGATGATGCTGTTCCCGTTCCTGATGACCGTGGTGCTGCCGAACTCGGTGATCCGCAACTGGCCGGCCTGGCTGGCGATCTACGGATTCATGACGATGGACCGCTGGCTGCTGGTGCACTGGCCGACGACCGGGCGCTTCCTGGAGTACATGAAGATCACCTACGGCTGGTCGCTGATGCTCGTCGTGGTGTTCTGCGTGCTGTACTTCCGCTACCTCGACGCCAAGCAGGACGGCCGGCTGGACGAGGGCATCGACCCGCCGTGGCTGAGCCGCCCCAAGGAAGCCGCACCGGTCTGA
- a CDS encoding N-acetyltransferase: MAAGGAAPLIVHPATAGDLPDLAAVAAATFPLACPPSVTPDNIAAFIAETLSEERFGEYLTDPDRVVLVARDVSITGYAMLIRGVPDDADVQRAVAPRPAMELSKIYVLPDRHGGEAAQALMTAALSTAAESGARCVWLGVNQLNQRAQRFYTKNGFTVSGTKTFRLGTGVEDDYVMVRPVSRPD; the protein is encoded by the coding sequence GTGGCAGCCGGGGGCGCCGCTCCCTTGATCGTCCACCCCGCCACGGCGGGTGATCTCCCGGACCTCGCCGCGGTCGCGGCCGCCACTTTTCCCCTGGCCTGTCCCCCGTCGGTAACCCCCGACAACATCGCCGCGTTCATCGCCGAAACCCTGTCCGAGGAACGCTTCGGTGAATACCTCACCGATCCGGACCGGGTCGTGCTGGTCGCCCGCGACGTCTCGATCACGGGATACGCCATGCTGATTCGCGGTGTCCCCGACGATGCCGATGTCCAGCGAGCGGTGGCACCGCGGCCGGCAATGGAACTGTCCAAGATCTACGTGCTGCCCGATCGCCACGGCGGCGAGGCGGCCCAGGCCCTGATGACCGCCGCGCTGAGCACCGCGGCCGAATCCGGCGCGCGCTGCGTCTGGCTGGGCGTCAACCAGCTCAACCAACGGGCCCAGCGGTTCTACACCAAGAACGGTTTCACCGTGAGCGGTACCAAGACTTTCCGGCTCGGTACCGGGGTCGAGGACGACTACGTGATGGTCCGGCCGGTCAGCCGCCCGGATTAG
- a CDS encoding alpha/beta hydrolase, giving the protein MRHQLVKALRRSAVAVPVLSLGVLTACAPLFAADPRYATDSGARPQGQPETTSAAPPAAPGIEAPKNDLAWRDCTPRLFGDAGIQPVPDVTLDCASYDADLDPINGASGTVSIGVVRARSTQTPADAGPLVMTTGTDIPTSVQLPTWLARSGTDILKTHPIVAVDRRGIGMSGALDCRDVYDRQEMLDQTQFQAGDDPVANLGAVTMTATTSCTDTIAPGDSAYDNIHAAEDLERLRSTWDVPSLALLGLGNGAQVALAYAGSHPNKVSRLILDSPLPLAIGAEAAAEQRVKGQQAALDAFAAQCVATNCPLAPDPKGAIDALLADARDGRGPGGVSVALLTEAIATGMGFPQGDRVAAANNLATALAAARAGDTGPISALIMQTESLRQTDGQFVNSCSDALNRPTPDRVRELVVAWGKLYPQFGAVGALNLVKCLNWPSSTAPKDPQDLKIPVLLLGVQNDPIVGNEGVAAVAATVINAGANNRRVMWQGIGHGASLYTPCALPPLTGYLESGKLPETDTYCPA; this is encoded by the coding sequence ATGCGTCATCAGCTGGTGAAAGCACTCAGAAGGTCGGCCGTCGCCGTGCCCGTCCTGTCCCTGGGCGTACTCACCGCCTGCGCACCGCTGTTCGCTGCAGATCCGCGCTACGCCACCGATTCCGGCGCGCGGCCGCAGGGCCAACCGGAGACCACCTCCGCGGCCCCGCCCGCTGCGCCCGGCATCGAAGCGCCCAAGAACGACCTGGCCTGGCGGGACTGCACCCCACGGCTGTTCGGTGACGCCGGGATCCAGCCGGTACCGGACGTCACGCTGGACTGCGCAAGCTATGACGCCGATCTGGACCCGATCAACGGGGCCAGCGGCACCGTCAGCATCGGCGTCGTTCGCGCCCGGTCCACCCAGACACCGGCCGACGCCGGCCCGCTCGTGATGACCACCGGAACCGACATCCCCACCTCGGTGCAGCTGCCGACGTGGTTGGCCCGCTCGGGAACCGACATCCTCAAGACCCACCCCATCGTCGCCGTCGACCGGCGCGGCATCGGCATGTCCGGTGCACTCGACTGCCGCGACGTCTACGACCGCCAGGAGATGCTGGACCAGACGCAGTTCCAGGCCGGTGACGATCCGGTGGCCAACCTCGGCGCGGTGACCATGACCGCGACCACCAGTTGCACCGACACGATCGCCCCGGGCGACTCGGCCTACGACAACATCCATGCCGCCGAGGATCTGGAACGCCTGCGCAGCACCTGGGATGTGCCCAGCCTGGCCCTGCTCGGCCTCGGCAACGGCGCCCAGGTTGCGCTGGCCTACGCCGGCTCACACCCCAACAAGGTGTCGCGGCTGATCCTGGACTCGCCGCTGCCACTTGCCATCGGCGCCGAAGCCGCCGCCGAGCAGCGCGTCAAGGGCCAGCAGGCCGCGCTGGACGCCTTCGCCGCGCAGTGTGTGGCCACCAACTGTCCGCTGGCTCCCGACCCCAAGGGCGCCATCGACGCCCTGCTGGCCGACGCGCGGGACGGACGCGGACCCGGCGGGGTCTCGGTCGCCCTGCTGACCGAGGCGATCGCCACCGGAATGGGTTTCCCCCAGGGCGACCGGGTGGCCGCCGCCAACAACCTGGCGACGGCGCTGGCCGCCGCCCGCGCCGGTGACACGGGTCCGATCTCGGCGCTGATCATGCAGACCGAGAGCCTTCGCCAGACCGACGGGCAGTTCGTCAACTCCTGCAGCGATGCGCTCAACCGGCCCACCCCGGACCGGGTTCGCGAACTCGTGGTGGCCTGGGGCAAGCTCTATCCGCAGTTCGGCGCCGTCGGCGCGCTGAACCTCGTCAAATGTCTCAACTGGCCCAGCAGCACCGCCCCCAAGGATCCGCAGGACCTCAAGATCCCGGTGCTGCTGCTCGGCGTGCAGAACGACCCGATCGTCGGCAACGAGGGCGTCGCCGCCGTCGCCGCGACCGTCATCAACGCAGGTGCCAACAACCGGCGGGTGATGTGGCAGGGCATCGGGCACGGCGCCAGCCTCTACACGCCGTGCGCGCTGCCACCGCTGACCGGCTACCTGGAGAGCGGCAAACTGCCCGAGACCGACACGTACTGTCCCGCCTGA
- a CDS encoding class I SAM-dependent methyltransferase: protein MPAMSQIERAFCKTALWRTGTGQAVFGSIPVDRLGRDVLEIGSGSGDIAARLRQAHPELAITATDFDPAMVRTAARRLQMFGDVTVRGADATDLPFADDSFDSVLSCLMLHHIVEWEKAVAEIARVLRPGGVFTGYDLTRTPVATAIHRLDRSPFRLVNPDELDEVCARHGLQMQTRTRLAGQVMQFTSV, encoded by the coding sequence ATGCCGGCGATGTCACAGATCGAGCGCGCCTTCTGCAAGACCGCGCTGTGGAGGACAGGAACCGGGCAGGCGGTGTTCGGCAGCATCCCGGTCGACCGGCTGGGGCGCGATGTCCTCGAAATCGGCTCGGGCAGTGGCGATATCGCGGCCCGGCTGCGGCAAGCCCATCCGGAGTTGGCCATCACCGCCACGGACTTCGACCCGGCCATGGTGCGTACCGCCGCCCGTCGGCTGCAGATGTTCGGTGACGTGACGGTGCGCGGAGCCGATGCGACCGACCTGCCGTTCGCCGACGACTCGTTCGATTCGGTGCTGAGCTGCCTGATGCTGCACCACATCGTGGAGTGGGAGAAGGCCGTCGCCGAGATCGCCAGGGTCCTGCGGCCCGGCGGCGTGTTCACCGGCTACGACCTGACCCGCACCCCGGTGGCCACGGCGATCCACCGGCTCGACCGCTCGCCGTTCCGGCTGGTGAACCCCGACGAACTCGACGAGGTGTGCGCGCGGCACGGTCTGCAGATGCAGACCCGGACCCGGCTGGCGGGTCAGGTCATGCAGTTCACCTCGGTCTGA
- a CDS encoding AraC family transcriptional regulator, producing MGGNRDGAWSGALAVVAGALCYSGTLSDARQHHHVATQVVRSWTGAFELADAQGRRAVTSAAIIPSGRDHSIRILEPTSGVLVFLDPSAFSRTGTDSDDVAAWVRAGDELPCWTSPLPPDRLLDELLAAPPSGYSRPTAGTWHPSVLAAVELIPGLLPGVVRLGDVAKEVGLSPGRLGRLFNDQVGQSFPTYVRWARLRRAVEAVRDGASLTDAAHAAGFTDSAHANRVCHEMFGLSPSAASRDLVWA from the coding sequence GTGGGCGGGAATCGCGACGGGGCATGGTCGGGCGCACTGGCGGTCGTCGCAGGTGCGTTGTGCTACTCGGGCACCTTGTCCGACGCGCGCCAACACCACCATGTGGCCACGCAGGTCGTGCGGTCCTGGACGGGTGCGTTCGAGCTGGCCGATGCCCAGGGCCGCCGAGCCGTCACCTCGGCCGCGATCATCCCGTCCGGACGTGACCACTCCATCCGCATTCTCGAACCCACCTCGGGCGTGCTGGTGTTCCTCGATCCCAGCGCATTCAGCCGCACCGGCACCGACAGTGACGACGTCGCCGCCTGGGTGCGTGCCGGCGACGAACTTCCGTGCTGGACAAGCCCGTTACCGCCAGACCGGCTGCTCGACGAGCTGTTGGCCGCGCCGCCGTCCGGATACTCGCGACCGACCGCCGGCACCTGGCATCCCAGCGTGCTCGCGGCCGTCGAGCTGATCCCAGGTCTGCTTCCGGGCGTCGTCCGCCTCGGCGACGTCGCCAAGGAGGTCGGCCTGTCCCCGGGCCGGCTGGGACGGCTGTTCAACGACCAAGTGGGCCAGTCGTTTCCGACGTATGTGCGGTGGGCCCGGCTGCGACGCGCCGTCGAGGCGGTGCGTGACGGCGCGTCGCTCACCGACGCCGCACACGCGGCCGGGTTCACCGACAGTGCGCACGCCAATCGGGTCTGCCATGAGATGTTCGGCCTCTCCCCGAGCGCCGCGAGCCGAGACCTGGTGTGGGCGTAA
- the zapE gene encoding cell division protein ZapE — translation MHGSSGVAHLADRHPTVTPERLVAQLIPPPTFADVSYDSYRPDPAEPSQAAAVQSCRSFCEQATVRRAGKKKLFGKREVLPGVGLYLDGGFGVGKTHLLASTYYTLSQGDAPTAFATFGELTQLAGVFGYNECIDLLSDYIVVCIDEFELDDPGNTTLISRLLSALVERGVSIAATSNTLPEQLGEGRFAAQDFLREINTLAQIFTTVRIEGPDYRHRDLPPAPEPLSDDEVAQRAEEVTGATLDDFDALCAHLATMHPSRYHALIEGVTEVFITGVHPIEDQSVALRLVALTDRLYDAGIPVLASGTKLDTIFSPEMVAGGFRKKYLRATSRLLALTAAAQKTA, via the coding sequence ATGCACGGGTCCAGCGGCGTCGCTCATCTCGCCGATCGCCATCCCACCGTCACACCGGAGCGGTTGGTCGCACAGCTGATTCCACCGCCGACGTTCGCCGACGTCAGCTACGACAGTTACCGCCCCGACCCGGCCGAGCCGTCACAGGCCGCCGCCGTGCAATCCTGCCGCAGTTTCTGCGAGCAGGCCACCGTTCGCCGGGCGGGTAAGAAGAAGCTGTTCGGCAAGCGCGAGGTGCTGCCGGGAGTGGGTTTGTACCTCGACGGCGGGTTCGGCGTCGGCAAGACCCACCTGCTGGCCTCGACGTATTACACGCTGTCGCAGGGGGACGCACCGACCGCGTTCGCCACGTTCGGTGAGCTGACCCAGCTGGCCGGGGTGTTCGGCTACAACGAGTGCATCGACCTGCTGTCCGACTACATCGTGGTGTGCATCGACGAATTCGAACTCGACGATCCGGGCAACACCACGCTGATCTCGCGGTTGCTGTCGGCGTTGGTGGAGCGCGGGGTGTCGATCGCGGCCACCTCGAACACCCTGCCCGAGCAGCTCGGTGAGGGCCGGTTCGCCGCCCAGGACTTCCTGCGCGAGATCAACACGCTGGCCCAGATCTTCACCACGGTCCGCATCGAGGGACCCGACTATCGCCATCGGGATCTGCCGCCGGCGCCCGAGCCACTGTCCGACGACGAGGTGGCGCAGCGGGCCGAGGAAGTCACCGGTGCGACGCTCGACGACTTCGACGCGCTGTGCGCGCATCTGGCCACCATGCATCCGTCGCGGTATCACGCCCTGATCGAGGGCGTCACAGAGGTGTTCATCACCGGCGTTCACCCGATCGAGGACCAGAGCGTCGCGTTGCGACTGGTGGCGTTGACCGACCGGCTGTACGACGCGGGCATTCCGGTGCTGGCCTCGGGCACCAAGCTGGACACCATCTTCAGCCCGGAGATGGTGGCCGGCGGCTTCCGGAAGAAGTATCTGCGCGCCACCTCACGCCTGTTGGCCCTGACGGCGGCAGCCCAGAAGACGGCCTAA
- a CDS encoding pyrimidine reductase family protein has product MSDDTAGTDLTVLGNVDKIADGALADYYAYPDDLQRCWVRGNMISSLDGGATEDGKSGGLGGPGDRAVFNLMRQRADVILMGAATVRIENYSGVQLSAAQRQERQRRGQAEVPPIAVVTASAELEHDAKFFTRTEVPPIILTAARTVADAQHRLGGVAEVLDASGADPTRVDPAVALRILAGRKLFRVLTEGGPQLLSLLIEENLLDELCLTVAPILVGGVARRIATGPGHAHTRMRPAHLLTDDEGYLYTRYVRG; this is encoded by the coding sequence ATGTCCGATGACACCGCCGGGACAGACCTGACCGTGCTGGGAAACGTCGACAAGATCGCCGACGGAGCGCTGGCCGACTATTACGCGTATCCCGATGACCTGCAGAGATGCTGGGTCCGAGGCAACATGATCAGCAGCCTCGACGGCGGCGCCACCGAGGACGGCAAGTCCGGCGGGCTGGGCGGTCCGGGCGACCGGGCTGTGTTCAATCTCATGCGGCAACGCGCCGACGTCATCCTCATGGGTGCGGCGACCGTGCGGATCGAGAACTACTCCGGTGTGCAGCTGTCCGCGGCACAACGACAGGAACGGCAGCGTCGAGGCCAGGCGGAGGTGCCGCCCATCGCCGTCGTCACGGCATCGGCCGAGCTCGAACACGACGCCAAGTTCTTCACCCGCACCGAGGTACCCCCGATCATCCTGACCGCGGCCAGGACCGTCGCCGACGCACAGCACCGTCTCGGCGGGGTCGCCGAGGTGCTCGACGCCTCGGGCGCGGACCCAACCCGCGTCGATCCGGCGGTGGCACTGCGAATCCTCGCCGGACGCAAGCTCTTCCGCGTACTGACCGAGGGCGGCCCGCAACTGCTGAGCCTGCTGATCGAGGAGAACCTGCTCGACGAACTGTGTTTGACCGTGGCTCCGATCCTGGTCGGCGGGGTCGCCCGGCGCATCGCCACCGGCCCGGGCCACGCCCACACCCGGATGCGGCCCGCACACCTGCTCACCGACGACGAGGGCTACCTGTACACGCGCTACGTCCGCGGGTAG